The Desulfovibrio sp. TomC genome segment GGGCCAGGGCTTGGTCCCGCCGGGCCGTGCGGGCGAGGCTTTGGGCCAGCGCGGCCTGCCGGGCGGTCAAGGCCGCCAGTTCGGCGGTCGGGGCCAGGGCCGGCGGCGGGGTGAGCCGGTCAAGCGTTTGCCCGGTGCGCGCCAGAGCGGCAAGGCGCCCGGCCACCTGCCCGCGCCGGGCCAGAAGCCGCTCCAGGGCGGCAGCGTCGGCCTCCCGGCCGGCCACGGCCGCTTCCAGCCCGGCCGCCGCGTCCAGACGCAGCTCCAGTTCCGGCAGGGAGCCAAGCTTGTCCAGACTGGCCGCCGTGGCTGCCAATCCCTTCTCCAGACGCTTTTTTTCCGTCTTGGTCTTGCGGCTGCGCTCGGTCAGCCGGGCCTGCATGGCGATCAAATGGGCCGCTTCGGTGGAAGCGGCGAAAAAGCCGGCCACCACGGTGCCGGGTTCGTTTAAGAGAAACACCGGTTCGCGCTGGTTGCCAATATGGACGTCCACGGCCACCTCGCCGTCGCCGCCAAGGAGCACCGGTCCCAGCCGCAAGAGCCGGCGCACCTCCTCAGGCACGGCCCGGCCGAATTTGGCAAACACTTCCGGCTCGTCCACACCGGGCCGGCGCACCTCGTAGAGGGCGTATTTCGGCCGGCGCACCCAGGCGACCGTCACCCCGTCCTCAAGTTCGGCCTCCACCCGGGCCTCGGCCGCGCCGTGGCGGATGACGTGGCGGGGCACGGGATTTTCCGACAGGCAGCGCAAGGCCTCGACCACGGCGGACTTGCCGGTGTTGTTGGGGCCGGTCAGCACGTTGAGGCCCGGCGCCAAGGCAAACTCGGTGCGGCCGTGGGCCATGAAATCCGTCAGAATGAGCCGGGTG includes the following:
- a CDS encoding AAA family ATPase produces the protein MITRLILTDFMAHGRTEFALAPGLNVLTGPNNTGKSAVVEALRCLSENPVPRHVIRHGAAEARVEAELEDGVTVAWVRRPKYALYEVRRPGVDEPEVFAKFGRAVPEEVRRLLRLGPVLLGGDGEVAVDVHIGNQREPVFLLNEPGTVVAGFFAASTEAAHLIAMQARLTERSRKTKTEKKRLEKGLAATAASLDKLGSLPELELRLDAAAGLEAAVAGREADAAALERLLARRGQVAGRLAALARTGQTLDRLTPPPALAPTAELAALTARQAALAQSLARTARRDQALA